DNA from Elaeis guineensis isolate ETL-2024a chromosome 2, EG11, whole genome shotgun sequence:
GAACCGAGCCCTGAGCGGGCGAGAAAATGCTGCTGCCTTCGCTGACGTCGTTACCGCCAAGGTGGCCGTCCCGTTTCCCGTCCTGTCCTCCGGTGGAGGGCACCAGCTCAGGTAGCGGGTCCGCCCTCCGAACCTCGCCACCACGCTGCACGTCCCGTATGACGTCATCCAGCAGCCCAGTGCTGCTCGAACGGAGCAGCCCGAAGCCATCACTGCCGCTGCCGCCGCCCGTCTCCCCCAGCATTTGGCTTGAAGGGAGCTCGCCAACGAAGGGCATCTGCACGAAGGAAGGAGGTGGACTGACATCGAAGCTCCCCAAGTTGTACCGCAATGGCTGCGGAAGCTGCGGCTGAAATAAAGGGCTCTGCGGAGTCGGCGAAACGGGGCGAGAAAGAGCGAACCACTGCGGTGTTGCGGGTGAAACGGGGCGGGAAAGGGAGAACTGCTGGGGAGGAGCCGGCGGGGGAGGCGAGACAGGGGAAGAGAGCGGGAATTGAAAAAAGAGGCCGTTGGAGAAATAGTTCTGCGGAAGGAGAGGGATGGACGCGGTTGCAGCAGAGGGGGACGACGAGAACGCCGCCGTCGGAGAAGGAGAGGACGGGAAGGTGGTCGGCTGGGGGAACGCGAGAgcgggcggcggcggcggcggcgaaggaggaggaggaggagaaggagggtcaGGAGAGGCAGAAGAGGATGTGGCGGGTGGAGGGAGGTGGTAACCGTGCCGGAGCAAGAACTGCCGCTGCATCTCCGGCGGGTACAATGGAAGCCCCGTCCGCTGCCGCCTCTTCATCCGCGTGTTCCAGTAGTTCTTGATCTCATTATCAGTCCTCCCCGGCAACTAAAagcgaaagaaaaagaaaaaaaaaaaaaaaaagaggattcaAGAAAACAACAGCATACATTATTACATGCATGAGACAagaaagaaggggaagaagaagaagaagaagaagaagcagtaCATGGGCGGCCATGCGAGCCCACTTGTTGCCGACATGAGCGTGGAGGTGGAGGATAAGGAGCTCCTCCTCGGGGGTGAAGGCGCCCTTCTTGAGGTTGGGGCGGAGGTGGTTGGCCCAGCGCAGGCGGCAGCTCTTGCCGCAGCGGTTGAGGCCGCTGTTCTTCTGGACCGCGTTCCAGTTGCCCTCCCCGTGCTTCTT
Protein-coding regions in this window:
- the LOC105051089 gene encoding uncharacterized protein, whose amino-acid sequence is MKRGRAEASSADAAAAKGAGPPPGQAPATAGLKKGPWTAAEDAILREYVKKHGEGNWNAVQKNSGLNRCGKSCRLRWANHLRPNLKKGAFTPEEELLILHLHAHVGNKWARMAAHLPGRTDNEIKNYWNTRMKRRQRTGLPLYPPEMQRQFLLRHGYHLPPPATSSSASPDPPSPPPPPSPPPPPPALAFPQPTTFPSSPSPTAAFSSSPSAATASIPLLPQNYFSNGLFFQFPLSSPVSPPPPAPPQQFSLSRPVSPATPQWFALSRPVSPTPQSPLFQPQLPQPLRYNLGSFDVSPPPSFVQMPFVGELPSSQMLGETGGGSGSDGFGLLRSSSTGLLDDVIRDVQRGGEVRRADPLPELVPSTGGQDGKRDGHLGGNDVSEGSSIFSPAQGSVLEPLSMLDGSDCSINGIEMRSKATNEIGPAHDDISMLFDMIPAPTLPATTVAPDWYNSDSGEISNGPSSVVTDDDMGLDMHQLASSYTFAHMNQDWDISPCTWSDMSGIC